From Anaerolineae bacterium, the proteins below share one genomic window:
- a CDS encoding tetratricopeptide repeat protein — protein sequence MNESTVANNRLKLIWRVVIVVVALIIIGFLVYPLVQEQFLSERSGDTAPISTEAQALVTGPEATVQANPDSVEAWFNLGKAHYEAGQWAQAAAAFQKTVELDPTHQAAYANLGAAYHRQDQLDSALTQYQKALELNPDDGEVIYNLAAVYIQQATQSGSQPDADLLNQAIEQLHRALELAPGSSEPYFGLGVAYMALNQREQAIEAFETFLARDPGQDPRASQEAQRYLQMLRGQ from the coding sequence ATGAACGAGAGTACTGTTGCAAACAATCGTCTCAAGTTGATTTGGCGCGTAGTAATTGTGGTGGTGGCGCTGATTATTATTGGTTTCTTGGTTTATCCCCTGGTTCAGGAGCAATTTTTATCTGAGCGTAGCGGCGATACGGCCCCTATTTCAACCGAAGCTCAAGCCCTGGTCACCGGCCCCGAAGCGACAGTTCAGGCTAATCCAGATTCCGTTGAAGCGTGGTTCAATTTGGGTAAAGCGCACTATGAAGCAGGCCAGTGGGCCCAGGCCGCAGCCGCCTTTCAAAAAACAGTGGAGTTAGACCCCACCCACCAGGCGGCTTATGCCAATTTGGGCGCGGCCTATCATCGCCAGGACCAACTTGATTCGGCCCTGACTCAATACCAAAAGGCGCTGGAACTAAATCCCGATGATGGCGAAGTGATTTACAACCTGGCCGCGGTCTACATCCAGCAGGCCACCCAAAGCGGCAGCCAACCCGATGCTGATTTATTGAATCAAGCCATAGAGCAATTGCACCGCGCTCTGGAACTGGCCCCTGGCTCCAGCGAGCCTTACTTTGGCCTGGGCGTGGCCTACATGGCCTTGAATCAGCGCGAGCAGGCCATTGAGGCTTTTGAAACTTTTTTAGCCCGAGACCCCGGCCAGGACCCGCGGGCCAGCCAGGAGGCGCAGCGTTATTTACAAATGTTGCGCGGCCAATAA
- a CDS encoding MBL fold metallo-hydrolase — protein MDITWYGHACFRLKSRDATVITDPYDKTLGLSLPSLKADIVTVSHNTPHHNHTAGVKGNFKVIDHPGEYEISGVFVTGIRMLPRNAKAAESNNVFVIYLDDIALCHLGDLAHVPTQKQVEEMGSIDVLLVPVGGQNALKATQAAEVISLIEPYIVIPMHYKLPNITLKLDPVSKFLKEMGIAKTETIDTLKLTRTNLPEETQVILLEAKA, from the coding sequence ATGGATATTACCTGGTATGGTCATGCTTGCTTCCGTTTGAAAAGTCGGGATGCCACGGTAATCACCGACCCTTATGATAAAACCCTCGGCTTATCCTTGCCCAGTCTCAAAGCAGATATTGTTACGGTAAGCCATAACACGCCCCACCACAATCATACTGCCGGGGTAAAAGGAAATTTTAAGGTTATTGATCATCCCGGCGAGTACGAAATAAGCGGGGTGTTTGTTACCGGCATTCGGATGCTTCCCAGAAACGCCAAAGCCGCCGAATCAAACAACGTTTTTGTGATTTATTTGGATGACATTGCCCTGTGTCACCTGGGCGACCTGGCGCATGTGCCCACTCAAAAGCAGGTAGAGGAGATGGGCAGCATTGATGTGTTGTTGGTGCCGGTGGGCGGTCAAAATGCGTTAAAAGCCACGCAGGCCGCCGAGGTAATCAGCCTGATTGAACCCTATATTGTTATTCCCATGCATTACAAACTGCCCAATATTACCCTCAAACTCGATCCGGTGAGCAAATTTTTAAAGGAAATGGGCATTGCCAAAACCGAAACGATTGATACTTTGAAGTTAACCAGAACCAACTTGCCCGAAGAAACGCAAGTGATATTGCTGGAAGCAAAAGCATAG